Proteins encoded within one genomic window of Lampris incognitus isolate fLamInc1 chromosome 1, fLamInc1.hap2, whole genome shotgun sequence:
- the tmc2b gene encoding transmembrane channel-like protein 2-B translates to MAALKEEVEEKKKLIATLRNKPWRMKRRLKHLKEAHEFVEKFEGALGKGKGRKLYAYKVMMTKKLIKFKRDFENFKTTCIPWERKIKEVESHFGSSVASYFIFLRWMYGLNLVLFGFMFGLVVLPEALMGLPYGSIPRKTVPRAEQERAMDFSVLFDFGGYCKYSFLFYGYYNDERTIGLLQFRLPLSYLLVGVGIFGYSLMVVIRTMARNSNEGGDGAEEGAFTFSWKMFTSWDYLIGNPETADNKFASITTSFKESIVDEQENQKDENIHLRRFLRVLANVLILCSLGGSGYLIYFVVKRSQDFAEMNEDDLSWFEKNEAEFVMSLLGLVCPPLFETIAELEEYHPRIALKWQLGRIFALFLGNLYTFLFALFDEVNAKLEREKSIKNASIWAFNEYYANYSSFYNTTDVPPPNVDPADAIRGPCWETAVGIEFVKLIVSDIQVTYLTILIGDFLRAVIVRFLNYCWCWDLEAGFPSYGEFDISGNVLGLVFNQGMIWMGAFYAPGLVGLNVLRLLTSMYYQCWAVMSCNVPHERVFKASRSNNFYMGLLLLVLFLSLLPVVYTIMTLSPSFDCGPFSGRDKMYDVVMETIEKDLPAFIGNIFTYATNPGLIMPAVLLMVLAIYYLNAVSKGYQQANMDLKRKMQMARDEEKNRRNNKDSTNQVMKDLEDLLPNKSLIPPPTEEESPPPDIISEKGGKSPKTKQGAAANGKGVNLQRDVPLAAPNPRGAVTRGPGPRGGAPGNGRGPSPGPGRGRGRGGPPPRR, encoded by the exons ATGGCAGCCTTGAAGGAGGAagtggaggagaagaagaaactgATCGCCACCCTAAGGAACAAACCCTGGCGAATGAAGAGGAGACTCAAACATCTTAA GGAGGCCCATGAGTTTGTGGAAAAGTTTGAAGGAGCTCTGGGGAAAGGCAAAGGCAGAAAGCTCTACGCATACAAAGTTATGATGACCAAG aaACTGATTAAATTTAAACGGGATTTTGAGAACTTCAAAACAACCTGCATACCCTGGGAGAGGAAGATAAAGGAAGTGGAAA GTCACTTTGGCTCCTCTGTAGCCTCCTACTTCATTTTTCTGAGATGGATGTATGGCCTCAATCTTGTCCTGTTTGGGTTCATGTTTGGCCTCGTGGTGCTGCCAGAG GCTCTCATGGGTCTTCCATATGGCTCCATTCCCAGGAAAACGGTGCCCAGAGCAGAGCAGGAGAGGGCCATGGACTTCTCTGTACTCTTTGACTTTGGT GGATACTGCAAGTACTCTTTTTTGTTCTATGGGTACTACAATGACGAGCGAACCATTGGACTGTTGCAGTTCAGACTCCCTCTGTCGTACCTGCTGGTGGGCGTTGGGATCTTTGGATACAGCCTGATGGTCGTCATTCGAAC GATGGCCCGTAACTCCAATGAAGGAGGGGATGGGGCAGAGGAGGGAGCGTTCACCTTCAGCTGGAAGATGTTCACCAGCTGGGACTACCTGATAGGAAACCCTGAGACGGCAGACAACAAGTTCGCCTCCATCACCACCAGCTTCAAG GAATCCATTGTGGACGAACAAGAGAACCAGAAGGATGAGAATATCCACCTTCGTCGCTTCCTAAGGGTCCTGGCCAACGTCCTCATCTTGTGCAGCCTTGGGGGAAGTGGCTATCTCATTTACTTCGTGGTGAAACGTTCACAAGATTTTGCTGAAATGAACGAAGATGACCTCTCCTGGTTTGAAAAGAATGAGGCAG AATTTGTGATGTCTCTGCTGGGCCTGGTGTGCCCCCCTCTGTTTGAGACCATTGCCGAGCTGGAGGAATATCACCCCCGCATTGCCCTCAAGTGGCAGCTGGGACGCATCTTTGCCCTTTTCCTGGGAAACCTCTACACCTTTCTCTTCGCTCTGTTTGACGAAGTTAATGCAAAG CTGGAGCGAGAGAAGTCAATTAAGAACGCCAGCATTTGGGCTTTTAATGAGTATTATGCCAACTACAGCTCCTTCTACAACACCACAGATGTGCCGCCCCCTAATGTTGACCCTGCTGACGCAATCAGAGGACCGTGCTGGGAGACTGCAGTGGGAATA GAATTTGTGAAGCTGATTGTTTCGGACATCCAGGTGACCTACCTGACCATTCTGATTGGGGACTTCCTGCGTGCCGTCATTGTCCGCTTCCTCAACTACTGCTGGTGCTGGGATCTAGAAGCTGGATTT CCCTCGTACGGTGAGTTCGACATCAGTGGTAATGTGCTTGGGCTCGTCTTCAACCAAGGCATGATATG GATGGGTGCGTTTTATGCACCAGGTCTGGTGGGTTTAAATGTGCTGCGTCTCCTGACCTCCATGTACTACCAATGCTGGGCAGTGATGAGCTGCAATGTGCCCCATGAGAGGGTCTTCAAGGCCTCGCGCTCCAACAACTTCTACATGGGTCTGCTGCTGCTCGTGCTCTTCCTCAGTCTGCTCCCTGTGGTCTACACAATCATGACCTTGTCCCCCTCCTTCGACTGTGGGCCCTTCAG TGGCAGGGACAAGATGTATGATGTGGTCATGGAGACTATCGAGAAGGACCTACCGGCCTTCATAGGAAACATCTTTACCTATGCTACCAACCCTGGACTCATTATGCCTGCTGTTCTCCTCATGGT GCTTGCCATCTACTACCTGAACGCCGTATCAAAAGGATACCAACAAGCCAACATGGATCTCAAAAGGAAGATGCAGATG GCTCGTGATGAGGAGAAGAACCGTAGGAACAACAAGGACAGCACCAACCAAGTGATGAAGGACTTAGAGGACCTGCTACCAAACAAGTCTCTGATACCACCGCCCACTGAGGAGGAGTCACCACCtcctg ACATCATAAGTGAGAAGGGCGGCAAGTCTCCTAAAACGAAGCAAGGTGCAGCAGCCAATGGGAAAGGGGTTAATCTGCAAAGGGACGTGCCACTGGCCGCCCCGAACCCCAGAGGTGCGGTGACTCGTGGCCCAGGACCCAGAGGAGGGGCCCCTGGAAACGGCAGGGGTCCTTCTCCTGGGCCGGGGCGAGGCAGGGGTAGGGGCGGGCCTCCTCCGAGGCGATAG